The following are encoded in a window of Actinomyces oris genomic DNA:
- the aroA gene encoding 3-phosphoshikimate 1-carboxyvinyltransferase, whose translation MTDAPGAGVPAALSAASAGSAEPWRAPVAAGALEAVVELPGSKSLSARALLLAALADAPTTLTGLLRSRDTELMLAALSVLGARFENLDETGTHLRVTPAPLPLHVQTGSEGVGRIDVGLAGTVMRFVPALAALADAPVVFDGDEAARRRPMAPLLDALAALGADVTHLGAPGFLPFRVGPGDGALLRAEGTRMAVDGSASSQFVSALLLLGALLPGGLELTPTGPVPSLTHVAMTVATLRERGIAVDEPAPGAGDGERTWRVHAGRPRGGEVVIEPDLSNAGPFLAAALVAGGRVSVPHWPAATTQAGDAWRELLPRLGGEARLTDGLLTAHGSGRLTGIHADLSDVGELAPTVAALATLAGAQGHTSVLTGIAHLRGHETDRLAALATQIRLLGGDAEESDDGLIIRPAPLHGAALRSYADHRMATFAAVIGLSVEGVSLDDVECTSKTLPGFTDLWAAMLATSGGGGTGPATASHREPETPGDGV comes from the coding sequence ATGACCGATGCCCCCGGCGCTGGCGTCCCTGCGGCCCTTTCGGCTGCCTCGGCAGGATCGGCCGAGCCGTGGCGGGCGCCGGTGGCGGCGGGGGCGCTCGAGGCCGTCGTGGAGCTGCCGGGGTCGAAGTCGCTAAGCGCGCGGGCCCTGCTGCTGGCCGCGCTCGCCGACGCGCCGACGACACTCACCGGGCTCCTGCGCTCGCGCGACACCGAGCTCATGCTCGCCGCCCTGAGCGTGCTCGGCGCCCGCTTCGAGAACCTCGACGAGACCGGCACGCACCTGCGCGTCACGCCGGCTCCCCTGCCGCTGCACGTGCAGACCGGATCCGAAGGCGTCGGACGCATCGACGTCGGCCTGGCCGGGACCGTCATGCGCTTCGTGCCCGCCCTGGCCGCGCTGGCCGACGCCCCGGTCGTCTTCGACGGGGACGAGGCCGCCCGGCGCCGCCCCATGGCGCCTCTGCTCGACGCGCTGGCCGCCCTGGGCGCGGACGTCACCCACCTCGGTGCGCCCGGCTTCCTGCCCTTCCGAGTCGGCCCCGGCGACGGCGCCCTCCTGCGAGCCGAGGGCACTCGGATGGCGGTCGATGGCTCGGCCTCCTCCCAGTTCGTCTCCGCCCTCCTGCTCCTGGGAGCACTCCTGCCCGGCGGCCTGGAGCTCACCCCCACCGGGCCGGTGCCCTCACTGACGCACGTGGCCATGACGGTGGCGACGTTGCGCGAGCGGGGCATCGCCGTGGACGAGCCCGCCCCCGGGGCCGGTGACGGCGAGCGCACCTGGCGGGTCCACGCCGGGCGTCCGCGCGGGGGGGAGGTCGTGATCGAGCCGGACCTGTCCAACGCCGGCCCCTTCCTGGCGGCCGCCCTCGTGGCCGGGGGCCGAGTCAGTGTCCCCCACTGGCCGGCGGCCACGACCCAGGCCGGCGACGCCTGGCGCGAGCTCCTCCCCCGCCTGGGCGGGGAGGCGAGGCTCACCGACGGGCTGCTCACGGCTCACGGCTCCGGGCGGCTGACCGGGATCCACGCGGACCTGTCCGACGTCGGCGAGCTGGCCCCCACGGTGGCGGCCCTGGCCACTCTCGCCGGAGCCCAGGGCCACACCAGCGTCCTCACCGGCATCGCGCACCTGCGCGGGCACGAGACCGACCGCCTGGCGGCCCTGGCCACCCAGATCCGTCTCCTGGGCGGGGACGCCGAGGAGAGCGACGACGGGCTCATCATTCGCCCCGCCCCACTGCACGGCGCCGCCCTGCGCTCCTACGCCGACCACCGGATGGCGACCTTCGCCGCCGTCATCGGCCTGAGCGTGGAAGGGGTGAGCCTGGACGACGTCGAGTGCACCTCCAAGACGCTGCCCGGCTTCACGGACCTGTGGGCCGCCATGCTGGCCACCTCCGGTGGGGGCGGTACCGGGCCCGCCACCGCCTCGCATCGCGAGCCGGAGACCCCCGGAGATGGTGTCTGA
- the rsgA gene encoding ribosome small subunit-dependent GTPase A encodes MARRDIGTDDPRVRVRPGRGSRPRTKQRPSHADAALGMVTRIDRGHYRIRLDDPSLTEDSSGNITAMKARELGRGKVVVGDRVAVVGDTSGRKGTLARMVRIEERTTLLRRSAEDGDGAGTERAIVANAGKLVIVTAVADPEPRPRMIDRYLVAAYDAGMEPLIVLTKTDLADAAPLTGLYSPLGVRCLATRLRPHGPETGPSQVCGERPDDGVEAVRQALDGDVSVLVGHSGVGKSTLINALVPGADRATGHVNEVTGRGRHTSTSLQALELPGGGWVIDTPGVRSFGVSHVGSADVLRGFPDLAGVAEDCPRGCTHQEGVVDCALDEWASTADGPDASGASAAREERRARVESFRRLLAPSLEAEDPTRP; translated from the coding sequence ATGGCCCGCCGCGACATCGGCACCGACGACCCGCGCGTGAGGGTCCGCCCCGGCCGGGGCTCGCGCCCGCGCACCAAGCAGCGCCCCAGTCACGCCGACGCGGCCCTGGGCATGGTCACCCGCATCGACCGCGGCCACTACCGGATCCGCCTGGACGACCCCAGCCTCACTGAGGACTCCAGCGGCAACATCACCGCCATGAAGGCCCGTGAGCTGGGGCGGGGCAAGGTCGTCGTCGGGGACCGGGTCGCCGTCGTCGGGGACACCAGCGGCCGCAAGGGCACCCTGGCGCGCATGGTCCGCATCGAGGAGCGCACCACCCTGCTGCGCCGCAGCGCCGAGGACGGGGACGGAGCCGGCACCGAGAGAGCGATCGTCGCCAACGCCGGCAAGCTCGTCATCGTCACCGCCGTGGCCGACCCCGAGCCGCGCCCACGCATGATCGACCGCTACCTCGTGGCCGCCTACGACGCCGGCATGGAGCCGCTCATCGTGCTCACCAAGACCGACCTGGCCGACGCCGCCCCGCTGACGGGCCTCTACAGCCCCCTGGGTGTGCGCTGCCTGGCCACGCGACTGCGCCCCCACGGCCCCGAGACCGGGCCCTCACAGGTCTGCGGCGAGCGGCCCGACGACGGTGTCGAAGCGGTCCGCCAAGCGCTTGACGGCGACGTCTCAGTCCTCGTGGGCCACTCCGGGGTCGGCAAGTCCACGCTCATCAACGCGCTCGTGCCCGGGGCCGACCGCGCCACCGGGCACGTCAACGAGGTCACCGGCCGGGGCCGCCACACCTCCACCAGTCTTCAGGCCCTCGAGCTGCCCGGGGGCGGCTGGGTCATCGACACCCCCGGCGTGCGTTCTTTCGGGGTTTCCCACGTCGGCAGCGCCGACGTTCTGAGGGGCTTTCCGGACCTGGCCGGCGTGGCCGAGGACTGTCCGCGGGGCTGCACCCATCAGGAGGGCGTCGTCGACTGCGCCCTGGATGAGTGGGCGAGCACGGCGGACGGGCCGGACGCCTCGGGAGCCTCGGCTGCCCGCGAGGAGCGGCGCGCAAGGGTGGAGTCCTTCCGCCGGCTGCTGGCCCCCTCACTGGAGGCCGAGGACCCCACCCGGCCCTGA
- a CDS encoding NADP-dependent isocitrate dehydrogenase, giving the protein MTVQSAQPAQASQSPQSEQAAQPDIVYTWTDEAPMLATHSFLPIVRGFAQRAGVSVGTADISLAGRILAAFSLADDDLARLGELTQSPAATIIKLPNISASLPQLKAAIAELQALGHEIPDYPDSPATPAEHEARAAYDAVKGSAVNPVLREGNSDRRAPAAVKAYARSHPHSMGAWSPQSRTRVATMGAGDFRRNERSVVVPEAGTLQIRLRPADGGEPIVLRESLPVTAGEVVDATFMSAAALDEFLAGQVAAAKDEDLLLSVHLKATMMKVSDPIIFGHAVRAALPGVFSTYGRVLAEAGLRAEDGLASILAGLDSLPQGEEIRAAIEAELAAGPRLSMVDSDRGITNLHVPSDVIIDASMPAMIRAGGHLWGPDGQTADTLAVIPDSSYAGVYQAVIDDCRAHGALDPATMGSVPNVGLMARKAEEYGSHDKTFLIPADGTVEVVAVEGAGAEPGAVLLSHEVATGDIWRACTTQDAPVRDWVHLAVTRARATGAPAVFWLDPERGHDAVLINLVNRYLANEDTVGLDIRVLDPVAATRLSLERARRGEDTISVTGNVLRDYNTDLFPILELGTSAKMLSVVPLMNGGGLYETGAGGSAPKHVRQLLEEDYLRWDSLGEFLALAEAFHHVAQVSGNERAEVLADALEAATARLLEENRSPARRLGQIDNRGSHAWLALYWARELAAQETSPELAAVFSPIAQQLEAFIDTIQAELLAVQGSPVDIGGYYRPDATLTDAAMRPSTTLNAVIEALA; this is encoded by the coding sequence ATGACCGTCCAGTCCGCCCAGCCGGCTCAGGCAAGCCAGTCACCCCAGTCGGAGCAGGCCGCCCAGCCCGACATCGTCTACACCTGGACCGATGAGGCCCCGATGCTGGCGACGCACTCCTTCCTGCCGATCGTGCGCGGCTTCGCCCAGCGGGCGGGCGTGAGCGTGGGCACGGCGGACATCTCGTTGGCGGGACGCATCCTGGCGGCCTTCTCCCTGGCCGACGACGACCTGGCCCGCCTGGGTGAGCTCACCCAGTCCCCGGCGGCCACGATCATCAAGCTGCCCAATATCTCGGCCTCCCTGCCCCAGCTCAAGGCCGCTATCGCCGAGCTCCAGGCCCTGGGCCACGAGATTCCCGACTACCCCGACTCCCCGGCCACGCCCGCCGAGCACGAGGCGCGCGCCGCCTACGACGCCGTCAAGGGCAGCGCCGTCAACCCCGTCCTGCGTGAGGGCAACTCGGACCGGCGCGCCCCGGCGGCCGTCAAGGCCTACGCCCGCTCCCACCCGCACTCGATGGGGGCCTGGTCACCCCAGTCGCGCACCCGCGTGGCCACGATGGGGGCCGGGGACTTCCGGCGCAATGAGCGCAGCGTCGTCGTGCCCGAGGCCGGCACCCTGCAGATCCGGTTGCGCCCGGCCGACGGCGGCGAGCCGATCGTTCTGCGGGAGTCGCTGCCGGTGACGGCCGGGGAGGTCGTGGACGCCACCTTCATGAGTGCCGCCGCCCTGGATGAGTTCCTCGCCGGGCAGGTGGCCGCCGCCAAGGATGAGGACCTGCTGCTGTCGGTGCACCTGAAGGCCACGATGATGAAGGTCTCCGACCCGATCATCTTCGGTCACGCGGTGCGCGCCGCCCTGCCGGGGGTCTTCTCCACCTACGGGAGGGTCCTGGCCGAGGCGGGTCTGCGGGCCGAGGATGGGCTGGCCTCGATCCTGGCGGGACTGGACTCGCTGCCCCAGGGTGAGGAGATCCGCGCCGCCATCGAGGCCGAGCTGGCCGCCGGACCGCGCCTGTCCATGGTGGACTCCGATCGCGGCATCACGAACCTGCACGTGCCCAGTGACGTCATCATCGACGCCTCCATGCCCGCCATGATCCGGGCCGGCGGCCACCTGTGGGGGCCGGACGGCCAGACCGCGGACACGCTCGCCGTCATCCCGGACTCCTCCTACGCCGGGGTCTACCAGGCCGTCATCGATGACTGCCGCGCCCACGGGGCTCTGGATCCGGCCACGATGGGCTCGGTGCCCAATGTGGGTCTCATGGCCCGCAAGGCCGAGGAGTACGGCAGCCACGACAAGACCTTCCTCATCCCGGCCGACGGCACCGTGGAGGTCGTCGCGGTCGAGGGGGCTGGGGCCGAGCCCGGTGCGGTGCTGCTATCCCACGAGGTGGCCACCGGCGACATCTGGCGGGCCTGCACCACCCAGGACGCCCCCGTGCGCGACTGGGTGCACCTGGCGGTCACGCGGGCCCGGGCCACCGGCGCCCCGGCCGTCTTCTGGCTGGACCCCGAGCGCGGGCACGACGCCGTCCTCATCAACCTGGTGAACCGTTACCTGGCCAATGAGGACACCGTGGGCCTGGACATCCGCGTCCTGGACCCGGTGGCGGCCACGCGCCTGTCCCTGGAGCGCGCCCGCCGCGGCGAGGACACGATCTCGGTGACCGGCAACGTGCTGCGCGACTACAACACGGACCTCTTCCCCATCCTCGAGCTGGGCACGAGCGCCAAGATGCTCTCGGTGGTACCGCTGATGAATGGCGGCGGCCTCTATGAGACCGGTGCCGGGGGCTCGGCCCCCAAGCACGTGCGCCAGCTCCTCGAGGAGGACTACCTTCGCTGGGACTCCCTGGGTGAGTTCCTGGCCCTGGCGGAGGCCTTCCACCACGTGGCCCAGGTCAGCGGCAACGAACGCGCCGAGGTCCTGGCCGACGCACTGGAGGCCGCCACGGCCCGGCTGCTGGAGGAGAACCGCTCCCCGGCACGCCGCCTGGGGCAGATCGACAACCGCGGCTCGCACGCCTGGCTGGCCCTGTACTGGGCCCGCGAGCTGGCCGCGCAGGAGACCAGCCCCGAACTCGCCGCCGTCTTCTCCCCGATCGCCCAGCAGCTCGAGGCCTTCATCGACACGATCCAGGCCGAGCTGCTGGCCGTCCAGGGCTCCCCGGTGGACATCGGCGGCTACTACCGCCCCGATGCGACCCTGACCGACGCCGCCATGCGACCCTCGACCACCCTCAACGCGGTCATCGAGGCCCTGGCATGA